In Brassica napus cultivar Da-Ae chromosome A3, Da-Ae, whole genome shotgun sequence, the sequence GGAAATTGACCGGAAAAGCCATTAGAAGGAAGATACAAAACCTCTAAATTACTGAGCTTGCCAAATTCTGAAGAGAGTGAAGAACTGAAGTTGTTATTGCTAAGAAAAAGGTCAAGGAGCTGGTGCAACTCAAAGAGTGCACTTTTTGGATTCAGAGGTCCAGAGAAATGATTATCAGAAAGGTCTAAAAGTACAAGCTTGGTTAGATTCCACACAAGAGGGAAACATCCAGTGAGGTCGTTCTTAGAAAGGCTTAAAACAGAAAGCTTGTTTAGGTTACTAAATGAGGAAGGAACCTGACCGAGGAAACCATTTGAGGAAAGAGACAAGACCTCTAGTTTTTTGAGATTTCTAAATTCAAAGGGAAGTGAAGAGGAACTGAAGTTGTTTTCAGACAGATTAAGGTAACGAAGGTGATGCAAACTGAAGAGGCTACTGTTGGGCTTCAAGGTTCCACTGAGGCAATCACTCAGTTGTAACTTTGTGATCGCACCCGTGGAGTTATCGCACCAGACTCCATTTGAGTTGTCACTATGGTTGCAACCACGAGTATCAAACTCGTTCTTGAATTGCGTTAAAGCTTGAATCTGGCGGGGACTACACGCAACAAGACCAGCAACAGGATTTTCTACCAAAAGGACGAAGCTTGCAGGAGAGACACAACAGAATAAGAGCACCAAGAGAAAATTCAAATGCATAGAGCATTTCGACATTTTCTTCTTCGAAGACTTTTAAGAAGAATAATTTTGGTTGAGCAAATAgacagaaaatgttttttttttttggtgtaagaCAGAACATGTCTAAATGCTGGTATAAATAAGGAGACAGAGTGTGGCACTACCCAAGACTACTTGGCTTATAAAAGTATGAACACTTTGCACAAGAGATTGGAGTAGGTTCCACGTGTTGACTTAAGCTTGAAGATAACTTAGAGTAGAAGTTATCCTAATGAGATTAGGATTATATAGATTGATAGTTATCTATAAGATATGTTttctaatgagtttaggaactAAAAGAGATATATAAGGAGATGCTATGATTGTGGCATAACGTGtgagtttgagtttgagatCTTAATAAAGTGAGTACTTGTTGGGATCATTGTCTTGGATCATAAGTTTACAATTcaataattggtatcagagcattctaTTGAATTCTTAAACAAAATCCAAGAAGAGAAGGTTTGTGAGACAACATGGGTGACAAAGATATAGTTGCGACAACTATCAAACCAAAGGCGCATACTACGACAATCCAATGTCCTATGCTCACTGCCACCAACTACACCGTGTGGAATATGAGGATGAAGGTGGCGCTCAAGGTACATAAAGTGTGGGAAACAATAGAACCAGGGATAGATGATGGAGATAAGAACGATATGGCTCGTGCTTTGTTGTTTCAGTCCATACCGGAAGCCCTAGTTCTGCAAGTAGGCGATCTTGAGACATCAAAACTTGTGTGGGAAGCAATAAAGGCAAGACATGTGGGAGCTGACAGAGTTCGTGAGGCTAGATTACAAACACTCATGGATGAGTTTAGTCGattgaagatgaaagaaacaGAAACTATTGATGATTTCTCCGGTAAACTCGCAGAGATGTCTTCAAAATCCTCAGCCTTAGGAGAAGACATAGAGGAATCTAAACTTGTCAAGAAATTTCTTCACAGTCTTCCAAGGaagaaatatatacatatcataGCTGCTCTTGAACAGGTCCTAAACCTCAACACCACCAGCTTTGAGGATATTGTGGGAAGACTAAAAGCCTATGAGGAGAGGATCGTAGATGATGATCAGCCCGATGATCAAGGAAAACTCATGTACGCCAATGCAGATTCCCAATCACAAACAGAAACCtatggaagaggaagaggacgtggTGGACGTTTTGGTAACAGGGGAAGAGGGCGTGGACGTTACAACAATCAGCAAGACTGGAAGCAAGGCAGAGACACGTCCCGAGTGGTCTGTTTCAGGTGTGATAAAACTGGACACTATGCCTATCTGTGCCCAGACCGGTTGCTGAAACTCCAAGAAACACAAGAGAATGATGCTGAGAGCACACATGAAGCTGAGGAACTGATGATGAATGAAGTTGTGTACTTAAATGAGGAGAATGTGACACCAAGCAAGTTCGAGACACACACTGATAAAGACAATGTGTGGTACTTAGACAATGGCGCAAGCAACCACATGTCAGGAAACAGAGACTATTTTGCGAAGATTGATGAGAGAATCACAGGGAAAGTAAGATTTGGGGATGACTCGCGCATAGACATCAAAGGAAAAGGTTCAATTATTTTCATAAGCAAGGATGGAAAGAAGAAGATCTTGGCCGATGTGTATTTTATACCAGACTTGAAGAGCAATATTATCAGTCTTGGACAAGCTACAGAGTCTGGCTGTGATGTACGAATGAGAAAAGACTATCTCACGTTGCTTGATCGTGACGGGAACCTACTGGTAAAAGCCATCAGGTCCAAGAATCGGCTGTATAAAGTGACGATGGAGGTTGACAATACTAGGTGTCTTCAGGTCGAGAGAGACGATGATTCAGCTGTTTGGCATGCGAGACTTGGGCATGTAAACCGAGACACCATGCGGAGTATGATGAATAAAGAGGTAGTTACAGGTATACCTAATCTGAGCATTGAGAATGAGACTTGCGCTTCTTGTCTGCTAGGAAAGCAGACACGGAAAAGCTTTCCCAAGGCCACTGCATACCGTGCCTCACACGTCCTGGAGCTCATTCATGGAGACCTTTGTGGACCAATATCTCCAACAACGGCAGGCAAGAAGAGGTATGTGTTCGTATTGATTGATGATCATACACGTTATATGTGGTCTATATTGTTGGAGGAGAAAAGGGAAgctttcgagaagttcagaATCTTCAAAAGACTTGTGGAGCAAGAAACAGGAAGTATCATTGGAACATTCAGAACTGATAGGGGTGGTGAGTTCACTTCTCAAGAGTTCCAAACCTTCTGTGACCAGCATGGAATAAAACGTCACTTGACGGCACCGTATTCACCTCAGCAAAACGGAGTCGTTGAGAGACGAAACCGTACTCTAATGGAGATGACCCGCAGCATGATGAAACATATGAGTGTGCCAAGTTACTTATGGGGCGAAGCTGTGAGGCACTCAACATATCTTATCAATAGAGTTGCGACAAGAACTCTGAGACTACAAACACCATATGAGtgctacaaaaagaagaagccaaacGTTGGACATCTGAGGGTATTTGGCTGCGTCTGCTACGCTAAGAACGAGGCACCACATCTCAAGAAGTTAGACGACAGATCCAGAGAGCTGGTACACTTAGGAATCGAACCAGGGTCAAAAGCATACCGCTTATACGATCCTACAAATCGAAGAGTTGTTGTGAGCAGAGATGTGATCTTTGCTGAAAGCAAAAAATGGAAGTGGAATGAGAAGGAAACTGACAAGCCTACTATGATAACACTTCCAATGGCAAGTAGTGAATCTACCTCTGATACAGTTGCTGAGGAAGACGAGAGTGAGCACGCGTCTAGCAATGATGAGGAAActgaagaaacagaggaaacagaggaTCAAGTGATCTTGAGAAGATCGACAAGGCAAACGTCAAGACCAAGTTACTTGGATGATTATGTGCTGATGTCTGAGATAGAAGAGATTGAACGCGTTCTGTTGCTTATTGATGAGGAACCGTGGGACTGGAACGAGGCAAAAGATCAGAAGGTATGGAGGAATGCGTGCGAGGAAGAAGTTACTTCTATTAAGAAGAATAAAACTTGGACTCTTGTTGATCTACCAGAAGGAAGCAAAGCAATTGGGTTAAAGTGGGTCTTCAAAGTTAAGCGTAATGCGGATGGTAGCGTTAACAAGTTTAAAGCAAGGCTAGTAGCTAAAGGTTATGTGCAACGCCACGGTGTTGACTTCGATGAAGTCTTCGCTCCAGTCGCAAGGTTAGAGACGGTACGAGTAATTATAGCCTTAGCTGCGTCCAGTGGTTGGGAGATACATCACCTTGATGTGAAAACCGCGTTTCTTCACGGTGAGTTAAAAGAAGAAGTTTTCGTTTCACAACCAGAAGGATTCAAGATCAAAGGAAGTGAACACAAGGTATACAAACTGCATAAAGCCCTCTACGGCTTGAAACAGGCCCCAAGGGCGTGGAATATCAAGCTAAATCAGATTCTAAAAGAGCTTGGGTTCACACGTTGTTCCAAGGAGTCCTCATTGTATCAGAGAAAGACAAAACACTCACTACTTCTTGTTGCagtttatgttgatgatttaCTCGTCACAGGAACTAAGGGTGATGACATAAGAGGTTTTAAGGAGGAGATGGGAAGTAAGTTCGAGATGAGTGATCTCAGGAAACTTAACTATTACCTTGGGATTGAGGTTATCCAGACTAAAGATGGAGTGACGCTGAAACAAGAGAGATATGCTATGAAAATACTTGAAGAAGCGGGAATGTCTGAGTGTAACGCTGTACACATTCCAATGGAGCCAGGGGTAAAGCTTTGCAAAGGTGCAGAGGAGGCAACGATAAACGAGAGAGAGTTTAGGCGTAACATTGGCTGTCTTCGATACTTGATTCATACCAGACCAGATCTTGCTCAGTGTGTTGGAGTGTTAAGCCGCTATATGCATGATCCAAGAAGCTCTCATGGAGCTGCACTAAAACAAGTCCTTCGGTACTTGAAGGGAACGTGCTCTCTTGGGCTTTACTATGAGAACAACGGTATGAAGGAACTAATAGGATACAGTGACAGTAGCTACAATGTGGATCCTGACGATGGCAAGAGCACAACAGGTCATATCTTCTACTTAAACTCTTGTCCTGTGACTTGGTGCTCTCAAAAGCAAGAAATTGTTGCCTTGTCCTCGTGTGAGGCTGAGTATATGGCTGCGACAGAGACAGCAAAACAAGCTTTGTGGCTGCAGGAGTTACTTGAAGAGATTACTGAAGATGGAGTCGGAAAAACAGTGATTCGTATTGATAACAAATCGGCAATCGCACTTGCCAAGAATCCGGTGTTTCATGGACGTAGTAAGCACATACACACAAGGTTCCATTTCATAAGAGAGTGCGTTGAAAAGGGCTTAGTGATCGTTGAGCATGTGGCCGGGACAGAGCAGAAGGCTGATATACTAACCAAAGCACTTGGGAGAATCAAGTTTAAAGACATGAGAAGTCTCATTGGAGTTCAAGATGTGTCAAATGGTGagttcaagcttaagggggagaatgttgacTTAAGCTTGAAGATAACTTAGAGTAGAAGTTATCCTAATGAGATTATGATTATATAGATTGATAGTTATCTATAAGATATGTTttctaatgagtttaggaactAAAAGAGATATATAAGGAGATGCTATGATTGTGGCATAACGTGtgagtttgagtttgagatCTTAATAAAGTGAGTACTTGTTGGGATCATTGTCTAGGATCATAAGTTTACAATTCAATACCACGTTTGTTAATTTTTCTAACGTGTAACTCGGATTGGAATATCGCATAATTAAGTTTgtagtttttttctaaaaacctttataaactaatattcgataaactaataaataattaaacacgAATCATATTAATCTTTTTCGCATCCGTTGCAATATTAAAGCTAAGATCTCTGATTTTACTAGTCATGAAATTGGATTTGGCCTCGATTATTAAAGCGTCGGTCTCTTGCTCACCCCGTCGTCCGTAATAGGCTCTGTTTTGGCATTATGGTTCATTTAATTATAATGTTTCATTTACTAATTAGTAATTAATAACAGCGTACGATACGAATGCATGAGAGCCCTCTGTTATAGTTGAATCATATAATTCCTTTGCTTTTAGCCCTCCTCTGTACAAGTCAAGCCTAGTTAGTTGGTTTTCTTTTATTAACGAAgtgatgattttgtttttaatttacttAAGCTTTCATTATAATAcgtctctatcttctcttctattatttgtcatttttcaaaaatgtgaaaGGCATTTATGAATTCAGAAAAATTCCCTGTCGGTGGTAATTTTTAAGACTTGAGAACTTAATATGGTGTGATCCTCTGCTTTTTCTCCTATTCCTTTGTTTCGTTTTTGTTTACATAACCAAGGTTTTTCATCTATCCTCTTCTTCCTAAGAGAAGTTGGAGGCAGGACACcaggatatgtatatatataagactAAGATCCAGGTTTCTTAATTTAAAACACATGAAATCAGAACAAAGCATTGGATAAAGATATAAGAACATAGGATATTGCGTCATTACAACGCCAGTCATTTAATTAGTAAACATTCAAAGATCAAATGCAAGACCGGAACAATCGTAACAGTTTCTAGGCTTGATGAGCCACCCAGTGTGTAAGAAGCAATGAATTGTAAAATGCTCCAGAACTTATTGTGGAATAATTTACTTGACATTTTATAAGATGATCAATTTCGTCATGAGTACAATGGTAACAAACATATCGTAGCTTGGGAAAATATTAAGTAACCATGtatagaaacataaaaacaacCACTCAAAAACTGTTGCCAAAAAGCAAAGCAACCATTTTATTAACCAAACTTGAAACTTGAAACTTGAAACCAACCAAAACATAACATGAAAATAGCATTACAATACAACTCAAAATTAATAGAAAAGACATACACAATTGCTAATGTATCATTTTTATTGTAATGATTAATTATCatgtttcattaaataaaatagtaacaaCGTACGATTGCATGAGCATGAGCCTCATCACTCATCAGTGATGGCCACCGCCACCATAACCACCTCCAAATCCTCCTCCACCACCCGCTCCACCGCCAAAACCTCCGCCGCCACCATATCCCCCTCCGCCACcaaatcctcctcctcctccagcgccGCCACCGCCCCCAAGTCCTCCTCCAGCACCACCACCGTATCCTCCTCCAGCTCCTCCTCCcaaaccaccaccaccacctagACCTCCACCCCCGCCTAGACCGCCACCGCCTCCTAGACCACCACCTCCACCTAGACCACCACCGTGACCTAGACCACCTCCTCCACCCAGACCGCCACCTCCACCTAGACCACCACCGTGACCTAGACCACCTCCTCCACCCAGACCGCCACCGCCTCCTAGACCACCACCTCCGCCcaaaccaccaccacctcctagACCGCCACCTCCACCTAAACCGCCTCCTCCGCCCAAGCCGCCACCGCCACCTAAACCTCCCCCACCACCTAGACCGCCTCCGCCTCCCAAACCCTTTCTAAAACCCTTCTTGTGGAAGAATGGACGAGGTTTGTGAAACAAGTGTTTGTCGTCCTTAACTTCAACATGTCCGAAGGCAAATTCGGCGACAAGAGCGAATACAAAGATAAACACACACGCCCTACGGGAAATTAAACCCATAAGTAAGTGGTTTCTTAATTAATTAACTCACTCCACGAGTTTTATTTGATGGATGTGAAAGGGAGAAGATAGTTGTGTCAGTGACAGTTTAGTCTTCGTCTGTTTATATAGGCATATCGTTACTACTACTCGTGACTACGTAACATAACCGGTTTAGCATCCTTTTTATTGGGTTCTTATTAAGTACGGTTTAGTTTAGTTTCTCTTTATATTCTCTATTCATTTTTATGATTGACAAATTTTGCATGGGTAGTGTAATTATTTTAAGATTGTTAACGAATGTAATTGAATCTGGATTAATGTCAATAAACTTATATGCATTCAGAATAGAGATAACCATGAGGAAAACCGGCATTGAACTAACCGGTGTTCAACTTGTAATAAAGCAAAGATAATATAATTGGTTGAGTATACcacaataatattaaatgatgtatatCTGTCATTGGACAATTTATTTATGTCTGCCAACTGCCCAGTTGATCTCTGATCTCATccaacaaaaacaagaaaatgaaaagaattGATAATCTATACGATATATAAATATGCATACAGAGTGAATTGTATGCATCAGTTTCCGATGAAAAATGAATGAAATACTCTGGAATGTTGGGAGCAAAAGAACCTGAAATTGAAGGATATATACATTGTTGTTTAATTCATGTTCATAGCAATCATCAGTtagattttctttataaataaaataagtgCCATTTCTTGACTTATAGTCCAGCATGTTTATGATCctcacatatttttaaaaaaatccattgacatatctttctttttatacTGAGAAAAATTAATTTACTACATGAATAAACTGTGCGttcataaaaaacaaaatttgacaAATCGTGGCTGATTTATTTCCCTTTTATAATTCCCCTCAATAATTGAAGGATCTTTTTGCATTATTCAAACGCTAAATGTGTTCTCATTTAGTGAAAAAGAAGCGATCTCATTTATTGTGTCAGTACCAAACACAATATTAACTTCTCAATTTACAAACCAACACATAAAGAAAAACAGTACGTACGTACATGCACCATTTACTAACTTTTTCGTTTGTTATATGCACCATTTACCAACTTACTTTTAGAAGACAAATTTTCATGTCGGCTTGGTCAGTTATATTATAGATTACTCATATACAGTAAATTCAAGTTATTTCTAAATGACTAGGTtaatataatgatatttttgaaTTGATTTGCATTGAGAATAGGCAGTTATTATAGATAACGTATCCTAtcgcaaaatacaaaatatttaacttgTATTTCGAGCCATTTTTCATGCTGAACATCTAAATAAGCTTCTAACTGGGAGATAAAAGATGGTAAGACAATTTGACTTCGGGTAATGCATACTAATGTGCATTATTGAGTGTATGAGACCATCTATATTTTGTTAAATCGTACGTTCCGATCTCATACAAGACTCTTAACTAGAAACCATCTACAACTTAGACACATGTACCTTGATCCTTAACTGATCTAATAAAAGATGACCCAAGAGGAggtaataaaattatttgaagtATGTTGCTACTTGTCTTTCCTTCATGAAAAACATAACAAACTGATCAAGAAAGTCTTTGACATCAGAGTCTTTAAGAGCTTCTCCAGCTATAGTTTCTTGATAGGAATATAACCAGATCCAAAAAGTAGGAAAGAGAGACATATGTAGTTTCTTGTCGGATTGTCAAGTTTTGGTTCTTGGTTATTGTGGAAGGTCAAAAGGCGGCAACGGTAGATATAAGTTGAGAAGACTTCGTGTTTTGGGTTCTAGAAGCAGATTATATCATCTGCCTGGCCGAGGGCAACATCAATATATCCAAATCATTGTGTTTTGCTTTGTTGAAAAGTTTATTGCGTTGAATGGTCGTATGTTTTTGTGTAAATGGTTTTCAGTTGCTGtgtttttggttttagattCTAGTTCTTGTGCCTTGTTTGTGTTGTATCCGTAAGTTGCCCCAATATTGGATTTACTTGCCTTCTCGTGGGCTCTTGTTT encodes:
- the LOC106441783 gene encoding glycine-rich protein 23, encoding MGLISRRACVFIFVFALVAEFAFGHVEVKDDKHLFHKPRPFFHKKGFRKGLGGGGGLGGGGGLGGGGGLGGGGGLGGGGGLGGGGGLGGGGGLGGGGGLGGGGGLGHGGGLGGGGGLGGGGGLGHGGGLGGGGGLGGGGGLGGGGGLGGGGGLGGGAGGGYGGGAGGGLGGGGGAGGGGGFGGGGGYGGGGGFGGGAGGGGGFGGGYGGGGHH